One genomic window of Papaver somniferum cultivar HN1 unplaced genomic scaffold, ASM357369v1 unplaced-scaffold_150, whole genome shotgun sequence includes the following:
- the LOC113336151 gene encoding haloacid dehalogenase-like hydrolase domain-containing protein At4g39970 isoform X2, with translation MASSSSSSLILSQLLPPIPSCNSHRFKSLFLTVSFPSSSSSCTFISSSKSLSPIQRFCSVSTRFSTKKPFTVSASSTTSTLQALIFDCDGVILESEHLHRQAYNDAFAHFNVKCSASDTKPLNWDSDFYDVLQNQIGGGKPKMRWYFKENGWPTSSIFESAPENDSDKAKLIDTLQDWKTERYKEIIKSGTVEPRPGVLRLMDEAKTAGIKLAVCSAATKSSVILCLESLIGNDRFKGLDCFLAG, from the exons AtggcttcatcttcttcgtcatccCTAATCCTCTCTCAACTCCTTCCTCCAATCCCCTCCTGTAATTCCCATCGTTTCAAATCCTTATTCCTCACCGTTTCcttcccctcttcttcttcttcttgtaccttcatttcttcttctaaatctctGTCTCCAATACAGAGATTCTGCTCTGTTAGTACTAGATTTTCTACTAAGAAACCCTTTACTGTATCAGCTTCTTCTACTACTTCTACTCTTCAGGCACTAATTTTTGACTGTGATGGTGTGATTCTTGAGTCTGAACATTTACACAGACAAGCATACAACGATGCATTTGCACATTTCAATGTTAAATGCTCTGCTTCGGATACTAAGCCACTCAATTGGGATTCTGATTTTTATGACGTTCTTCAGAATCAAATCGGGGGTGGAAAGCCTAAGATGAGATGGTATTTTAAAGAGAATGGATGGCCAACTAGTTCAATTTTCGAATCTGCACCGGAAAATGATTCTGATAAAGCTAAACTCATTGATACACTCCAG GATTGGAAAACTGAAAGGTACAAAGAAATTATCAAATCAGGAACT GTTGAACCTAGACCCGGAGTTTTGAGATTAATGGATGAGGCCAAGACTGCT GGAATTAAGTTAGCTGTTTGCTCTGCAGCAACAAAAAGTTCAGTAATTCTTTGTCTTGAAAGCCTTATTGGCAAT GATCGATTCAAAGGTCTCGACTGTTTCCTCGCAG GCTAA
- the LOC113336151 gene encoding haloacid dehalogenase-like hydrolase domain-containing protein At4g39970 isoform X1: MASSSSSSLILSQLLPPIPSCNSHRFKSLFLTVSFPSSSSSCTFISSSKSLSPIQRFCSVSTRFSTKKPFTVSASSTTSTLQALIFDCDGVILESEHLHRQAYNDAFAHFNVKCSASDTKPLNWDSDFYDVLQNQIGGGKPKMRWYFKENGWPTSSIFESAPENDSDKAKLIDTLQDWKTERYKEIIKSGTVEPRPGVLRLMDEAKTAGIKLAVCSAATKSSVILCLESLIGNDRFKGLDCFLAG, translated from the exons AtggcttcatcttcttcgtcatccCTAATCCTCTCTCAACTCCTTCCTCCAATCCCCTCCTGTAATTCCCATCGTTTCAAATCCTTATTCCTCACCGTTTCcttcccctcttcttcttcttcttgtaccttcatttcttcttctaaatctctGTCTCCAATACAGAGATTCTGCTCTGTTAGTACTAGATTTTCTACTAAGAAACCCTTTACTGTATCAGCTTCTTCTACTACTTCTACTCTTCAGGCACTAATTTTTGACTGTGATGGTGTGATTCTTGAGTCTGAACATTTACACAGACAAGCATACAACGATGCATTTGCACATTTCAATGTTAAATGCTCTGCTTCGGATACTAAGCCACTCAATTGGGATTCTGATTTTTATGACGTTCTTCAGAATCAAATCGGGGGTGGAAAGCCTAAGATGAGATGGTATTTTAAAGAGAATGGATGGCCAACTAGTTCAATTTTCGAATCTGCACCGGAAAATGATTCTGATAAAGCTAAACTCATTGATACACTCCAG GATTGGAAAACTGAAAGGTACAAAGAAATTATCAAATCAGGAACT GTTGAACCTAGACCCGGAGTTTTGAGATTAATGGATGAGGCCAAGACTGCT GGAATTAAGTTAGCTGTTTGCTCTGCAGCAACAAAAAGTTCAGTAATTCTTTGTCTTGAAAGCCTTATTGGCAAT GATCGATTCAAAGGTCTCGACTGTTTCCTCGCAG GTTGA